tttaccaactAACACAATTAATGTTTAGGGGAGAGGGTATTAGgtaatttgatgaaaaaaattaacttaagcgAACTTAAGTGACCTACCTATTAACATAAGTGTATATAACTCTAAAAGTTTAATGCTAATGTGGAGACAAATATTAATTCGACTTAGCTAAGGAAaagttagttattaatatttttttttatatcttacaCCTGTTTTAGGTCACACATTTagtgataatacatttttttctaaattatattttccttGGTACCTTACTACCAGGGGCGGACTGGCAGGGCGGGTAAGTGGCCATACCCACCCAGGCCCTCTAGAAATTTTATGTTTGGGCCTCGagctataattgttattttaaataatttttcaattccacACCGTAATCGTAATCATTACCTCGAAAacgaaaaatacaatattacaataggtactatTTACAAAAGTTAAAGAACTGGAATAGTCAGACTGCAATTGCGAAGGCTATGAaagttattttagattcatttttggaatttattgTGTAACGaatatgtgtaatttattaattttttaaaacaataatagtaataagtattaaaaatagtatttaaattaaaaacaatacaatatttatttttgaatttttttattttatttgtattgaaaaaaatttaagatttaaatattgaagtaacttgtttttttattatgtggaacttggttacataaaaaaaatttttaattaattttatttgtataataatgtttaaaaaatttaatattgaagtaatttgttttattttattatgttaaatttagttaAGTATAAACCtacagaatttttttcattttgttataagttccttaaaaagttattttatttaaaacaaacattgtaACATGGAGTCTCTTGTTTGGTAGTTTTAAAACTTATACCCACCTGAGCCTTCAGGGCCTCAGTCCACCCCTGCTTACtacattattattctttttagtattttatatgaatattgaaaatgcatacaaaaatgcatatttttttaattaattatacattagacccaataatgaatacaatttaaacattctttgttttcaaaaactcaatttgaaaaataacaatatcttCTTACATCCGCAGTACGGTTGAACATGGAACCATGccttaaaaaatcttaatttgcAAAGTGTGTTGTAGTGCACAAAAACATAGTCACTGGTTATAATACATTAgtgtatactataaatacttatataaattgaatgcacttataaataggtaggtacttacctcaAAGTAACTGATAACCTTTCTTCTACACTGATAGGCATTCTGAGTACAGTAATTTTCTTTGTAATACTTTCACGTATTCGTCCCAATAATTCATCAAAAGTTTTTATACTCATACGAAAATATTCGAAAAACTTTTCAGGGTATTGCCgtatgtttgaataaaaatattgaaattgtgtTTCACGTTGCAGATTTAATGGATGCACCCAATGTCGTCTGTTTATAGGAGACTTGTCTTCATTTAAAAAACCTTGTGCTTCCAATAAgcaaatgattttaattttattttgtttattcatgTTAAAAGATGTTCAAACTaggtttaatttgttttttgaaacaatatgtacgttaataataaaaaaaaaagacgatGAAGTACCTACAGTGCATAGCACAAAAtatcatgacaaattaaattaaatttgtcatgCAAAATATGTTGTGTGATATGTGGTACAACGCTATCACTAACATAATTTTGGTGGGAAATGGgaataatgttttgaaatttggCGGGAAAACTTTACGACAATAAAAACGGATTACAAAAACGGATGGTCTGGCCGCCAAACCACAATCCGGTAAAAAAAATGCATCCGTTGATCAACGCGACAAACGGACCGGTGAAAACGGATAGTGTGGCCCGGCCCTAATACGTGGATACGTAACACCTATATCGCAAATCGATAGCGCAGTGTTGCCAGTATGACAACACagcagttaattatttataaaaatcaatttttcggTAGTTCTGTGGAAATCATATTGTTAAtccaatatttaaaatgtattatgtaaccTTTACATTTTAGCGGATTTTCGGGGCGATCAGGGCGTGCAGCTGCATACCCTGCACGCCCTGTGGCTACGCCTATGCCCAATATATATCGAATCCGATGAACGAGACGATTTTCAACTTACGACTAGGTATGCACGATTGAACACGAATAAACGCGCATACGCACATTCGGTTAAATTGACGGCACGCGCGATCGAACGCGTTGACGTTTATTTACTCACGAAGGCGACGTTACAACAAACGGCGTCGGGCCCGCGGAAATGCCGTACACAATGCCGAAAGCAACGGCGGACGATGACCACACGTCACAAGTAGTGACTAAATACGGGGGAAATACGTTTGGGCGCTTTTACCCAAAACAGAACACTTTAGGGCGTAAATCCATAACACGTTTGGGCGTAATATTTCCCTTTATAATAGTACGTTTGGGCGCATTTATTTCTTttcatatattaacatattttactaaatctGAGCCTATTAGCGTTACCCAGAAGACACCGCGAGGAGGTTGGCTCAATAGTCttccaaaaataattaaagacttttttaaaaaatctagtttaatttttttattcattttttattagttaatattgttctatattctatattatattattctatatattctatatttttttccccGCAAAACGTGgtcctaatttttttatataattaaatatattttgttcgacTTTATAAGTCTCCCAACATTGATGGACAAACTTATGTTTTtctacagtttatttttttaatttattagtaatttttctgTCAAtgctgtttatttttaaattggtctCGGTTTGAATTTCGATCAATACGTTTATAACACTTTGATGATTTGGATgttgtttataaaattgttgGTTATAATTTGAATGGAAAGATTCCGGGCCATTAGTTGTTCTTGGGTATGTTTGTGGCTCTTCAGCCCAAAGAAAAGGTGGAAATTGTGAATCTTCAGATATATAATTGTCAAGTATATAATTAGTAAAGTCTGTTATACCGGGTGACGCTATAGACATAAGCTCAACAAAACCACATTCAACCTCATCAAATAGTAAAAAACTCAagccaaaaaaatattgaagccAAACCCCTGTCTCTGTTTTCTCGGTgtaatatttcaacaataatttgCTACTTTGTATTTTACGAAACCAACTTTGGTGTAAGTGAAATCGGCAACCAATTATTCGACAATTCGGGAAAACATTTTTGGCCGATATATGAGCTGATTTTTCAAAATCCAAGTGGAGAAATTTAACTTCTAAACTTTGACTAAGAAGTTCAAGACATAAATTCTTAATTGTAGTCCAAAATGTTGAATACATTTcagttgattttgattttaaaaatgcataaattacCGGtacataaaattcatttttccaaatatgcacagtatacatttgtaaaaaaaatttcggtGCGTACGAAAATGTACCATCCGCAAATACATGACTTGATTCAAtaagcaattttaaattagaaatacaCGTAAAGGCGTTAGAGCCGGCGCAAATTGGACCCAGCCCATGTACACGCCACGCGCAGCACACGCGTGGACTATTTTGTAGAACGTTGATTGAGACGGAGTGGCGCATATTAAACCTATCCCACGTCCAGTACAGTTACAGCCTGTGTTCGCATGGGTGAAGTTGTGCTTTCAACACAGTTTCGTGGATCGTGGGTTCCTATAtttggattatattataatataatattatattaatatatattttcctatatttcctatattttgtaagatggaaaaattaattgaaattgttAGAGGCTTTCCTGTTTTGTATGATACTTTTCATGAAGATTATATTAGATCAAAACTGAAAGATGATTTGTGGGATAAGATAGCTAAAGAATTAAATACGTCAGAAATACCATCAGGTGAGTAAtcttatttgtaatattttgtagaaataataatttctaataatagttatgttgTGCGTTTCACATGGACGTATGGACGTCTATGAACTATAAATAGCCAAATAGATATACGATATAcgggaaatattatttttaaccgtCATGTCTTTTCATCGACGATAGGCAATTTCTTCATAATCGATAAACgaaactaaatagtaaataataatatcttgtttgaaaatgttgtatttaatatttttaaaaacaaaatataatattatgtatttaaaatacagaaaaagtatttaaatatttaacaagtatgtataaagataataattttaagatttagCGTGGCAtcacagtttattatttttattttttatttataatattaaacaatattattttttcgattttacatgtaatttattttttatattacattgtagtaaattacattttatattgtatcaacaacatttttaactaacaacatcttaatttatattttattaattaataacatcctaatttaaatattcttaaataatgacatcttaatttacatattttttattcaaaactgtCCCCTTTGTACTGCTCTTCTTTGCCAGTCAACAGATCCGTAGTTAGAATTAAAACATTCAGTGAAGTTTTGTCGAATTGAAAATGCTTCATTAGAACTTCTACTTCGATTTGGTGCTAATGAACTAAAATTACTTTCATCAAAGCTGTATGCTATTTCATCATCTTCGTCCTGTATACTGGAATTTGAAAGAACATCAGTTCTCAAATAATTATGAAGCACAATTGTGGCCAACACTACTTTATCTATGGTGTCCAATTTGCATTCAAAAGGTCTTTTGTACACACGAAATCTTGCTGTTAATATTCCAAAGCTACTTTCTACTGTTTGTCTTGCTTGGGATAATCGATAATTAAAAACCTTGTTTTCATAATTGCCAGTCACTCTCGCTCTAGGATATGGACGCATTAAATTTGGCATTAGAGGAAATGCTTCTTCTCCGACAAAGACATACGGTGTTCCTGTATTTTGCCCGGGTAACGGTTTTGGTTCGGGCAATTGTAAAGACCCACTGTTTAGCATTTTCCCTAACGAGGAATTGGCGAAAATGTTTCCATCGCTAAACCTACCCATAGAACCCACATTTATAGTTGTAAAACGATAATTTGCATCCACAGTCGCCATCAAAACAATGGAAAAATATTGCTTATAGTTGTAGAAAGAAGACCCACTAAGAAGTGGTTTCCGAATGGTGATATGTTTTCCATCAACTGCACCCAAACAGTTATAAAACTGCCATTTTCTCTCATAATCCAAGGCAATATTTTTCCAAGTTTCCACTGTTGGTGCAGGTATGTAGAAGGGTTGTAAACGATGCCACAGAGCTGCACATACttcatttacaatatttgatactGTTCTCTCCCCCAATCTATAGCTTAATGCTATAGTTTTAAACATGTCACCAGTGGCCAAATACCtaaaaaagtatgaaaaaaaatgatatagttTCTAAACGgagtgataaatgtattgattttacaatgatgtgtgtttttttgtttatttttttataattgacgattgaatttgtattttattttatacgactatttttaattacagcCCAAGTTGCTAAGGATCAATGGCGAAAGCTAAGAGGATGTCATAGAGAAGCTCTTCGgagacaacaaaaaaaaagtgggcaacAGGCAACACATGTTAGGCTATGGACGTATCAAAAACAAATGGAGTTTCTCCAACCTTTTATGAAAAACAGAAATACTGTTGGAAATCCCACTTCACTCCTTGAAGAAAGTCAATTGGCCACTTTACCCTGTGAAGAAAGTCAGTTGGAAGAGTTTGATATTCCACCATCTGATGAACCCAGAATTGAAGGCGAACCAACCGAATCTTCTGAAATTGTCGCCcgtaaaagatttaaaaaatccacGATTTCTAATGATCCTGTCATGCGAAAGTTTATTGAGGAAAGTGACAAGAGAGCGAAAAAGAGGGATGAATTACGTCAGAGTCTTGTTGCAGAAACACAAAAGcaagaagaattaaaaaatgatgCTTTGTATCAGTTTTTTATGTCTATGTACAACATCACTAAAGGTCTTCCAACAAAATACCAAAGAGAAGTCAGAAGAAATTTGTTTCAAGCTGTTTCTGATGCCGAAGATAAAGCTGAGGATGAAATCACAGACAAACGTGAAGTTAACCAAACTTATCAGATGAACACACAACGTGCTATTTCAATAACACCCCAGCCTACTAGTTCATTATCTTGTGCCTTAACGCAAGGATACCCTGAATTTTTTTCTGCATCGAATTCAACTTCGATTAGCTCAGTTGACACAAATGAAAGAAACTGCTCAAGACATGAAGACGATTCTTCAAgaacattttttgatttgttataaCATGgtgtaattgaataatataataatataataataatattttacaaaaaaaaacatttttctttacatttttttcgtttttagttttaaagtaacagccaaataaaaaaattgattttgtcgaaaactagTGAATTACGAGTACctactttgtaatttgttatatttatataaaaatcttaaaataaagtttCAAATTTCGTAtccaaaatctttaaaaatgctACAAAACtgtaaaatgttctaaaaaattaagaaaataacctaaaacctaaaaattgtcaagaaatgcaaaataaattttcctattttcattaaaagtacataaaacagataaaaacaaaaaccaaatatattatta
This genomic window from Metopolophium dirhodum isolate CAU chromosome 1, ASM1992520v1, whole genome shotgun sequence contains:
- the LOC132951565 gene encoding uncharacterized protein LOC132951565; the protein is MYSTFWTTIKNLCLELLSQSLEVKFLHLDFEKSAHISAKNVFPNCRIIGCRFHLHQSWFRKIQSSKLLLKYYTEKTETGVWLQYFFGLSFLLFDEVECGFVELMSIASPGITDFTNYILDNYISEDSQFPPFLWAEEPQTYPRTTNGPESFHSNYNQQFYKQHPNHQSVINVLIEIQTETNLKINSIDRKITNKLKK
- the LOC132951575 gene encoding uncharacterized protein LOC132951575; amino-acid sequence: MFKTIALSYRLGERTVSNIVNEVCAALWHRLQPFYIPAPTVETWKNIALDYERKWQFYNCLGAVDGKHITIRKPLLSGSSFYNYKQYFSIVLMATVDANYRFTTINVGSMGRFSDGNIFANSSLGKMLNSGSLQLPEPKPLPGQNTGTPYVFVGEEAFPLMPNLMRPYPRARVTGNYENKVFNYRLSQARQTVESSFGILTARFRVYKRPFECKLDTIDKVVLATIVLHNYLRTDVLSNSSIQDEDDEIAYSFDESNFSSLAPNRSRSSNEAFSIRQNFTECFNSNYGSVDWQRRAVQRGQF